In one window of Limisphaerales bacterium DNA:
- a CDS encoding helix-turn-helix domain-containing protein, producing MATVAEQLKDAREAKGLALAEVVELTQLKTDQVQALESGRYEEFAATAYVRGFVRSYANMLKLDTEALLEQLNVEMGQAREGQPDGSNAALRAGILDAIMLSFSRVNWRLVLPVFAFVALAAGIFYGVKWKREFDSTDHLKNIGPGLYAPDATSDADLLPLDSGS from the coding sequence ATGGCAACGGTGGCCGAACAACTCAAAGACGCACGCGAAGCGAAGGGCTTGGCGCTGGCGGAGGTGGTGGAGCTCACTCAGCTCAAGACCGACCAAGTGCAGGCGCTGGAAAGCGGCCGTTATGAGGAATTCGCCGCGACGGCGTACGTGCGCGGCTTCGTGCGCAGCTACGCGAATATGCTGAAGCTGGACACGGAAGCGCTGCTCGAACAGCTGAATGTTGAGATGGGCCAAGCCCGCGAAGGCCAGCCCGACGGCAGCAACGCTGCTCTGCGCGCGGGGATTCTCGATGCCATAATGCTCTCCTTCTCGCGCGTGAACTGGCGGCTTGTGTTGCCGGTGTTTGCGTTTGTCGCTCTTGCCGCCGGCATTTTTTATGGCGTCAAATGGAAACGCGAGTTCGACAGCACTGATCATTTGAAAAATATCGGCCCCGGCCTGTACGCGCCTGATGCCACTTCGGATGCGGATTTGCTTCCGCTTGATTCCGGCTCTTGA
- the rimO gene encoding 30S ribosomal protein S12 methylthiotransferase RimO: protein MRICFRLIPALDFIFGITRLAAPVARSSQRNAVAAPTRVGLISLGCAKNLVDAEVMLGSLMADGLEITNEPAEADALIVNTCSFIDTAQEESVDTILESAEYREAKRPGQALIVSGCLPQRFRKELPKLMPEVDAFMGVDQIADVSRIVREAIDHRAAKPTNGAPKRVRKKAAAPISEIHPRPEYVPDVETPRFRLTPRHMAYVKIAEGCNHPCSFCIIPRMRGSHRSRPQADLVTESQRLINQGVKELNLISQDSTYYGMDLRPGHRRTISSPENFARANADLPAGGANLSTLLRELNTLQGDFWIRLLYTHPAHWTDELIKTIADCAKVARYVDIPLQHIHDVMLERMRRETDGQYIRDLLGRIREGIPGIALRTTFIVGFPGETEKRFESLLEFIRETKFERLGVFAYSKEDGTRAGGMRGQISEAIKKERCAAAMAEQKKISRVRGKAKIGAKINVLAERLATDTDLKGADVRSWEHGHMRDSTQKSARKSPKLDTAQYTLTRGEADAPDIDGRVYVKGELPLGDFCWVRVVGHTDYDLIAERI from the coding sequence ATGCGGATTTGCTTCCGCTTGATTCCGGCTCTTGATTTTATTTTCGGAATCACTAGGCTGGCTGCGCCCGTGGCCCGCTCGTCCCAACGCAATGCTGTTGCCGCCCCAACTCGTGTGGGGTTGATTTCGCTGGGGTGTGCCAAAAACCTTGTCGATGCCGAGGTGATGCTCGGCTCGTTGATGGCCGATGGCCTCGAGATTACCAACGAACCCGCCGAGGCCGACGCGCTGATCGTCAACACCTGTTCCTTCATCGACACCGCGCAAGAGGAAAGCGTGGACACCATTCTCGAATCCGCCGAGTACCGCGAAGCCAAACGCCCCGGCCAAGCGCTCATTGTTTCCGGCTGCCTCCCGCAACGCTTCCGCAAAGAGCTCCCCAAGCTGATGCCTGAGGTGGATGCGTTTATGGGCGTGGACCAAATCGCTGATGTCTCCCGCATCGTGCGCGAGGCTATTGATCATCGCGCCGCGAAACCCACTAACGGCGCGCCCAAGCGCGTCCGCAAAAAAGCCGCCGCGCCGATTAGCGAAATTCACCCGCGGCCCGAGTACGTGCCCGATGTGGAGACGCCGCGCTTCCGCCTCACGCCGCGCCATATGGCGTATGTCAAAATCGCCGAGGGCTGCAATCATCCGTGCAGTTTTTGCATCATCCCGCGCATGCGCGGCAGTCATCGCAGCCGCCCGCAAGCGGATCTTGTCACTGAATCGCAGCGCCTCATCAATCAGGGCGTCAAAGAGCTGAATCTTATTTCGCAGGACTCCACCTATTACGGGATGGACCTTCGCCCCGGCCATCGGCGTACCATTTCGTCGCCGGAAAATTTCGCGCGCGCCAATGCCGATCTCCCCGCCGGCGGCGCAAACCTCAGCACGTTGCTTCGTGAGCTCAACACACTGCAGGGCGATTTTTGGATTCGTTTGCTTTATACCCACCCCGCGCACTGGACTGATGAGCTCATCAAAACCATCGCCGACTGCGCGAAGGTCGCGCGTTACGTGGACATCCCGCTGCAGCACATCCACGACGTCATGCTCGAGCGAATGCGCCGCGAGACCGACGGCCAATACATCCGCGACCTCCTCGGCCGCATCCGCGAAGGCATCCCCGGCATTGCCCTGCGCACCACGTTTATTGTCGGCTTCCCCGGCGAAACTGAGAAACGATTTGAGTCGCTGCTGGAGTTTATTCGCGAAACAAAATTTGAACGACTCGGTGTGTTTGCTTACTCCAAAGAAGACGGCACGCGCGCGGGCGGAATGCGCGGGCAAATTTCTGAGGCGATCAAAAAAGAACGCTGCGCCGCCGCGATGGCCGAGCAGAAAAAAATTTCCCGCGTGCGGGGCAAAGCTAAAATCGGTGCTAAAATTAACGTGCTCGCCGAGCGCCTCGCCACCGATACCGACCTCAAAGGCGCGGACGTCCGCTCGTGGGAACACGGCCATATGCGGGACAGCACCCAAAAAAGCGCGCGCAAAAGCCCCAAACTCGATACCGCTCAATACACCCTCACCCGAGGCGAAGCCGACGCGCCGGACATTGATGGCCGCGTGTACGTGAAAGGCGAATTGCCGCTGGGCGATTTTTGCTGGGTCCGCGTGGTGGGCCACACAGATTATGATTTGATTGCGGAGAGAATATAA
- a CDS encoding CDP-alcohol phosphatidyltransferase family protein, protein MNLPNKLTTSRFFITLFFVIIVLWDTLPYNTSWAALLFFIGGMTDIADGIIARRRNLQSDFGALMDPLADKILVTAGFILLVGMEMNPATNLTGYHLPEAIAAPGLPGHSLIPAWMVIVIVARELAITGLRLLAANKQVVLPAENIGKRKTNFQFVAVVAMLILVSYPGWGEGWVKFFSWEIAGWPWSIWVTFIATWGAVLLTAISGAHYLWSNRDLYIKDM, encoded by the coding sequence ATGAATCTCCCCAACAAACTCACCACCTCGCGGTTTTTCATCACGCTCTTTTTTGTGATCATCGTGTTGTGGGATACCCTCCCGTACAATACCTCGTGGGCCGCGCTGTTGTTTTTCATCGGCGGCATGACTGATATCGCCGATGGCATCATTGCCCGCCGCCGCAATTTGCAATCTGATTTCGGCGCGTTGATGGATCCCCTCGCTGATAAAATTCTCGTCACCGCCGGTTTCATTTTGCTCGTCGGAATGGAAATGAATCCGGCAACTAACCTCACAGGCTATCATCTCCCCGAAGCCATCGCCGCGCCCGGTTTGCCGGGCCACTCGCTCATCCCCGCGTGGATGGTGATCGTCATCGTTGCGCGTGAGCTCGCCATCACCGGGCTGCGCCTGCTCGCCGCCAACAAACAAGTCGTCCTTCCTGCCGAGAACATCGGCAAACGCAAAACCAATTTCCAATTCGTTGCCGTCGTCGCCATGCTCATCCTCGTGAGCTACCCCGGTTGGGGCGAAGGCTGGGTGAAATTTTTCAGCTGGGAAATCGCCGGTTGGCCCTGGAGCATTTGGGTCACCTTCATCGCCACGTGGGGCGCGGTATTGCTCACCGCCATTTCCGGCGCGCACTACCTCTGGAGCAACCGCGACCTCTACATCAAAGATATGTGA
- a CDS encoding cyclic nucleotide-binding domain-containing protein: MATNRTYKVWAADDVVYGPIDFPTLSQWIREVRVTDAMWLYLEDTEQWARAGDLPELGLYFEKAAGLVKPGTIVHSPLIPGVPVGTLEGVEIFKEMTDQQRGRFAQSMEVQKFVKFEILVNEGDVGDAMFVLLEGVVRVRKMVGGKETPLATLKAGEVFGEISLFDRGKRSADIVANSDGVLLKIDAKEFERLVDQQPEIATPFLAALAAKMSTRMRADNERHKKDLILMQSSR, from the coding sequence ATGGCGACGAATCGAACTTACAAGGTGTGGGCCGCGGATGACGTGGTCTACGGCCCCATCGATTTCCCAACGCTCAGCCAATGGATCCGCGAGGTGCGTGTGACCGATGCGATGTGGCTTTATCTGGAAGACACCGAGCAATGGGCGCGCGCGGGTGATCTGCCGGAGCTCGGCCTGTATTTCGAGAAAGCCGCCGGCCTGGTGAAGCCCGGCACGATTGTCCACAGCCCGCTCATCCCCGGCGTTCCCGTGGGCACGCTGGAAGGCGTGGAAATTTTCAAGGAAATGACCGACCAACAACGCGGCCGCTTTGCTCAAAGCATGGAGGTGCAAAAGTTTGTGAAGTTCGAAATCCTTGTTAACGAAGGCGACGTGGGCGACGCGATGTTTGTGTTGCTCGAAGGCGTGGTGCGCGTCCGAAAAATGGTGGGCGGCAAGGAAACACCACTTGCCACGCTGAAGGCCGGCGAAGTGTTCGGAGAAATTTCGCTGTTCGATCGCGGCAAACGCAGTGCCGACATCGTGGCCAACAGCGATGGCGTGCTGCTCAAAATCGACGCCAAAGAATTCGAGCGCCTCGTGGATCAACAACCCGAAATCGCCACCCCCTTCCTCGCCGCCCTCGCCGCCAAAATGTCCACCCGGATGCGCGCGGACAACGAACGGCACAAGAAGGATTTGATTCTGATGCAGTCAAGCCGGTGA
- a CDS encoding NUDIX hydrolase has translation MADEIRKWEKRGSQPISDHRIFQLREDTVVNPRTGNEHKMVVLECPDWVNIIALTPDREVVMVEQYRHGTETVELEIPGGMMDPHETDPVVTALRELQEETGYTGDAASARKIGECLANPAIMNNRVHTILVEHCHRTHEMQMDAGEDLRTRLVPADDLPQLVKENKIRHSVIVAALHYFSLEG, from the coding sequence ATGGCTGATGAAATTCGTAAATGGGAAAAGCGCGGCAGTCAGCCAATCAGCGATCATCGCATTTTTCAATTGCGCGAAGACACGGTTGTTAACCCGCGCACCGGCAACGAACATAAGATGGTGGTGCTTGAGTGCCCCGATTGGGTAAACATCATCGCCCTCACGCCCGACCGCGAAGTGGTGATGGTGGAGCAATACCGTCACGGCACCGAAACGGTGGAACTGGAAATCCCTGGCGGAATGATGGATCCCCACGAGACCGATCCCGTGGTGACAGCATTGAGAGAGTTGCAGGAGGAAACCGGTTACACCGGTGACGCCGCCAGCGCCCGCAAGATCGGCGAATGCCTCGCCAATCCTGCCATTATGAATAACCGCGTCCACACCATCCTCGTGGAACACTGCCATCGCACCCACGAAATGCAAATGGACGCTGGCGAAGATTTACGGACACGGCTTGTGCCCGCCGACGATTTGCCGCAGTTGGTTAAGGAAAACAAAATCCGCCACTCGGTGATCGTGGCGGCGTTGCATTATTTCTCGCTGGAGGGATGA
- a CDS encoding tetratricopeptide repeat protein, with translation MAEDLQIQFDDAVFAYTTGDYAQAVAGFEAVLATDPEHFEARLSLGMAFYRQENYAAAIEEGHKAEAINADEQRVHTNLSLAYMKSGNKETAEHHGLQAKIVGWKADPNAAAATAAEGEDDLKMAEPKLENIKLPTKFPEQPWKKKN, from the coding sequence ATGGCTGAGGATTTGCAAATCCAATTTGATGATGCTGTATTCGCTTACACCACGGGCGATTATGCCCAAGCGGTAGCGGGATTCGAGGCGGTGCTGGCAACGGATCCGGAGCATTTTGAGGCGCGGCTGTCGCTGGGCATGGCGTTTTACCGACAGGAAAACTATGCCGCTGCCATTGAGGAAGGCCATAAAGCCGAGGCCATTAATGCCGATGAACAGCGCGTGCACACCAATCTTTCGCTCGCTTATATGAAGAGCGGCAACAAAGAAACCGCCGAGCACCACGGCTTGCAGGCCAAGATCGTCGGCTGGAAAGCCGATCCCAATGCTGCTGCGGCCACGGCGGCGGAAGGCGAGGACGATTTGAAAATGGCGGAGCCCAAGCTGGAGAATATCAAACTACCCACAAAATTCCCCGAACAACCGTGGAAGAAGAAAAACTAA
- a CDS encoding peptidylprolyl isomerase produces MDDSIDEMDEVAVISTSQGEMVVELWDDVAPETVANFKKLANKSFYDGTCFHRIVKGFMIQGGDPNTKDPAREDEWGTGNPGYQIDAEFSDRPHVKGVISMARSSDPNSAGSQFFICLKAASFLDGEYTCFGELISGMDVLETLGEVPCGGGGEGSRPEDRQDVMSISIVSREDADVE; encoded by the coding sequence ATGGACGATTCAATTGATGAAATGGATGAGGTGGCTGTGATCAGCACGAGCCAAGGCGAAATGGTAGTGGAACTTTGGGACGATGTGGCGCCGGAGACGGTAGCGAATTTTAAGAAGCTGGCGAACAAATCGTTTTATGACGGCACGTGTTTCCATCGCATCGTGAAGGGGTTTATGATTCAGGGCGGCGACCCGAACACCAAAGACCCCGCGCGGGAAGACGAATGGGGCACCGGCAATCCGGGCTACCAAATTGATGCGGAATTCAGCGATCGCCCGCACGTGAAGGGCGTCATCTCGATGGCGCGTTCCAGCGATCCCAACTCAGCCGGCAGCCAGTTTTTCATTTGCCTCAAGGCCGCCAGTTTTTTGGATGGCGAATACACCTGCTTCGGCGAACTCATCAGCGGGATGGACGTGCTGGAAACGCTCGGCGAAGTGCCGTGCGGCGGCGGCGGCGAAGGCAGTCGCCCCGAGGACCGGCAGGACGTGATGTCCATCTCCATCGTGTCGCGCGAAGACGCCGACGTGGAATGA
- a CDS encoding pyruvate ferredoxin oxidoreductase: MSATAEITREPLTKKDLAADHPTWCPGCGDFSVLALYFKLIQNRGIHHEKIATVAGIGCSSRFPYFVQGHGVHFIHGRALPFATGIAMARQDLDLFVFGGDGDAFSIGGNHFTHCARKNVNLTYVVMDNSVYGLTKKQTSPTSPIGFKSKTDMWGAVDQPINPLKQAIAAGATFVARTTHTNPKHLLAMMEAAMDHNGFGFIECLSECTEFYNGAFDASNPRKGGEFLEVPEDHDPTNEGEAYALAGQPFPGHFGIFYQVDRPSKQDREKTVNEKFLTKTKDLEDWQILQQNFDKMK, from the coding sequence ATGAGCGCCACAGCCGAAATCACCCGCGAACCGCTGACCAAAAAAGACCTCGCCGCCGATCACCCCACGTGGTGCCCCGGCTGTGGCGATTTCTCCGTGCTCGCCCTCTACTTCAAGCTCATCCAAAACCGCGGCATCCATCACGAGAAAATCGCCACCGTCGCCGGCATCGGTTGCAGCAGCCGCTTCCCTTACTTTGTGCAGGGCCACGGCGTCCACTTCATCCACGGCCGCGCCCTGCCCTTCGCCACCGGCATCGCGATGGCCCGACAGGACCTCGACCTCTTTGTGTTTGGCGGCGACGGCGACGCCTTCTCCATCGGCGGAAATCATTTCACCCATTGCGCCCGCAAAAACGTCAACCTCACCTACGTCGTGATGGATAACTCCGTGTACGGGCTCACCAAAAAACAAACCAGCCCCACTTCACCCATCGGATTCAAAAGCAAAACCGACATGTGGGGCGCCGTCGATCAACCCATCAACCCCCTCAAACAAGCCATCGCCGCCGGCGCCACCTTCGTCGCCCGCACCACCCACACCAACCCCAAACACCTCCTCGCCATGATGGAAGCCGCGATGGATCACAACGGCTTTGGCTTCATCGAATGCCTCAGCGAATGCACCGAATTTTATAACGGCGCCTTCGACGCCAGCAACCCCCGCAAAGGCGGCGAATTCCTCGAAGTCCCCGAAGACCATGACCCCACCAACGAAGGCGAAGCCTACGCCCTGGCCGGCCAACCCTTCCCCGGCCACTTCGGAATTTTCTACCAAGTCGATCGCCCCTCCAAACAAGACCGCGAAAAAACTGTAAACGAAAAATTCCTCACCAAAACCAAAGACCTCGAAGATTGGCAAATCCTCCAACAAAACTTCGACAAAATGAAGTAG
- a CDS encoding ribonuclease Z: protein MSKATLHALGTGDGWAGDSRGHSAFVYRLGGRTLLIDCGEPVSRRLRAAGIAPDDLDGILLTHLHCDHIGGFFMLMQGFWLEKRTRDLTVHMPAEGLEPVRRMLDAAFIFRELMPAALDFAPLTANEPLHIGPIKITPHPTTHLETLRQHFQEKYPQGFEAFSFILETEDTRIAHSGDIGAATDLEPLLAQPLDLFCCELAHVEPTELFALLATKKIGHVCFTHLSRQHRENLEALKTQAAEALGGMEVTFLEDDQLVEISD from the coding sequence GTGAGCAAGGCAACTCTTCACGCGCTGGGCACCGGCGATGGCTGGGCCGGCGATTCGCGCGGGCATTCGGCGTTCGTGTACCGGCTGGGCGGACGCACGCTGCTGATCGATTGCGGCGAGCCGGTGAGCCGCCGTCTGCGTGCCGCCGGCATTGCGCCCGATGATCTCGATGGCATTTTGCTGACCCATCTGCACTGCGATCACATTGGCGGTTTTTTCATGTTGATGCAGGGGTTTTGGCTCGAGAAACGCACGCGGGATTTGACCGTGCATATGCCCGCCGAAGGCCTCGAGCCCGTGCGCCGGATGCTCGATGCCGCATTTATTTTCCGCGAGTTGATGCCCGCCGCGCTGGACTTCGCCCCGCTCACCGCCAACGAGCCATTGCACATTGGCCCCATAAAAATCACGCCGCACCCCACCACCCACCTCGAAACGTTGCGCCAGCATTTTCAGGAAAAATATCCGCAAGGCTTTGAAGCGTTCAGTTTTATTTTGGAAACCGAAGACACCCGCATCGCCCACAGTGGCGACATCGGCGCGGCCACCGACCTCGAGCCGTTGCTCGCCCAGCCGCTGGATTTATTCTGCTGCGAACTCGCCCACGTGGAACCCACCGAACTCTTCGCCCTCCTCGCCACCAAAAAAATCGGCCACGTCTGTTTCACCCACCTCTCCCGCCAACACCGCGAAAATCTCGAAGCCCTAAAAACCCAAGCCGCCGAGGCATTGGGAGGGATGGAAGTGACGTTTTTGGAAGACGATCAGTTGGTTGAAATTTCCGATTGA
- a CDS encoding phosphatidylglycerophosphatase A, translating to MDRLLLWIAQGTWLGRVPKAPGTAGTLGGFPLTALLLWPGNFWAYLAGCIVLIPISARICEHAERILDEKDPPSVVLDEIIAIPICFLGIFALMEFNGPSQPTLTAILEIPNWAAWALAAFALFRLFDIWKPGPIDTIQKLPNGWGVIMDDVLAGAVVCILLTVAFYIV from the coding sequence ATGGACCGCCTCCTCCTTTGGATCGCCCAAGGCACTTGGCTCGGTCGCGTGCCCAAAGCCCCCGGCACCGCCGGAACCCTCGGCGGTTTCCCCCTCACCGCGCTGCTCCTTTGGCCCGGAAATTTCTGGGCTTACCTCGCCGGATGCATCGTGCTCATCCCCATCTCCGCCCGCATCTGCGAACACGCCGAGCGTATCCTCGATGAAAAAGATCCGCCCTCCGTCGTGCTCGACGAAATCATCGCCATCCCCATCTGCTTCCTCGGCATCTTTGCCCTCATGGAATTTAACGGCCCCAGCCAACCCACCCTCACTGCTATTTTAGAAATCCCCAATTGGGCCGCCTGGGCCCTCGCCGCCTTCGCCCTCTTCCGCCTCTTCGACATCTGGAAACCCGGCCCCATCGATACCATCCAAAAACTCCCCAACGGCTGGGGTGTAATCATGGATGACGTGCTAGCCGGTGCAGTGGTCTGCATCCTCCTCACCGTGGCGTTTTACATCGTTTGA
- a CDS encoding 2-oxoacid:acceptor oxidoreductase subunit alpha: MSDSSATKEVVSDSPKVSKVTEAVIRIAGNSQDGIQSIGGFLAQLAGRSEQEVMTFMTIPATISGGPSIFQVRIGSGEVLTSGDEADVLMPFYQHSYENHINFLKEGGIVLYDSSHVEPDPELLKKYRHIGCPIAELTVEAIGGTAKDKGKNIFALGLVARMFDLDAARLEGLISERFKGKASSITTTALTAFHAGYGYPLTTLEEIYAFEEPQARDTDQVVCNGNDALGYGILAAGVRFGAGYPITPWSDIMELLRRELPKYDGVFVQCEDEIAAVSMAIGASWGGRVAVTGSSGPGISLKGEAIGWAVMAEIPLIVIDVQRGGPSTGMPTNVEQSDLNIAVFGGHGDSPRVVIAPASVEDCFYTAIEAVNIARQYSTPVFILTDQAIATRIEAFTMPKLQELCQDISPDLTPRDEHKPYDLSAPDGITQHAPPGTHIRNGKYPVVTGLEHDEMGHPSGSPQMHLDMTTKRRSKLQALGRNLELPKVFGPEEGNVLLIGWGSTQGSLREATEQARKAGDSISCLTMRHIHPMPEGLENIFDGFNHVFVVENNDEGLYGYGQLCGLLRAKFANSKIVGINKTDGLTWRVKDVLARVQTKLEELNG; encoded by the coding sequence ATGAGCGATAGTTCCGCGACCAAAGAGGTCGTTAGCGATAGTCCAAAGGTCTCGAAAGTAACCGAGGCCGTCATCCGCATTGCCGGCAACTCGCAGGACGGTATCCAGTCCATTGGCGGGTTTCTCGCCCAATTGGCCGGCCGCAGCGAGCAGGAGGTGATGACCTTTATGACCATCCCCGCCACCATCTCCGGCGGGCCGTCGATTTTCCAGGTGCGCATTGGCTCTGGCGAGGTGCTCACTTCCGGTGATGAAGCGGATGTGCTGATGCCGTTTTATCAACACAGCTACGAAAACCACATCAATTTTCTAAAAGAAGGCGGCATCGTTTTGTACGACAGCAGCCACGTGGAACCGGATCCGGAGTTGCTGAAAAAATACCGCCACATCGGCTGCCCCATCGCGGAACTAACGGTGGAAGCCATCGGCGGCACGGCCAAAGACAAAGGCAAAAATATTTTTGCGCTCGGCCTCGTGGCGCGGATGTTCGATCTCGATGCCGCGCGACTGGAAGGCCTCATCTCCGAACGCTTCAAAGGCAAAGCCAGCAGCATCACCACCACCGCGCTCACGGCGTTTCACGCGGGGTACGGTTATCCGCTCACTACGCTGGAAGAAATTTACGCGTTCGAAGAACCCCAAGCACGCGACACGGACCAAGTCGTTTGCAACGGCAATGACGCGCTCGGCTATGGCATCCTCGCCGCCGGCGTGCGCTTCGGCGCGGGCTACCCCATCACGCCGTGGTCGGATATTATGGAACTGCTCCGCCGCGAGCTGCCCAAGTACGACGGAGTTTTTGTGCAGTGCGAAGACGAAATCGCCGCAGTCTCGATGGCCATCGGCGCCAGTTGGGGCGGTCGCGTGGCAGTCACCGGTTCGTCCGGCCCCGGCATTTCCCTCAAGGGCGAAGCCATCGGCTGGGCGGTGATGGCCGAGATTCCGCTTATCGTCATCGACGTCCAACGCGGCGGGCCCTCGACCGGGATGCCCACCAACGTGGAGCAAAGCGATCTCAATATCGCAGTCTTCGGTGGCCACGGCGATTCCCCGCGCGTGGTCATTGCACCCGCCAGCGTGGAGGATTGCTTCTACACCGCCATCGAGGCCGTGAACATCGCGCGCCAATACAGCACCCCGGTTTTCATTCTCACCGACCAAGCCATTGCCACGCGCATCGAAGCCTTCACGATGCCGAAGTTGCAGGAATTGTGCCAGGACATTTCGCCCGACCTCACCCCGCGCGACGAGCACAAGCCCTACGACCTCTCCGCGCCCGACGGCATCACCCAGCACGCCCCGCCCGGCACTCACATCAGAAACGGCAAATATCCAGTCGTCACCGGCCTTGAGCACGACGAAATGGGTCACCCCAGCGGTTCGCCCCAAATGCATTTGGACATGACCACCAAACGCCGCAGCAAACTGCAGGCGCTCGGACGCAACCTGGAATTGCCCAAAGTGTTTGGCCCCGAGGAAGGCAACGTGCTCCTCATCGGCTGGGGCAGCACCCAAGGCAGCCTGCGCGAAGCCACCGAGCAAGCCCGCAAAGCCGGCGACAGCATTTCCTGCCTCACCATGCGCCACATCCATCCGATGCCCGAAGGCTTGGAAAATATTTTCGACGGCTTCAACCACGTCTTCGTTGTGGAAAACAACGACGAAGGCCTCTACGGCTACGGCCAACTCTGCGGCCTGTTACGCGCCAAATTTGCCAATTCAAAAATCGTGGGCATCAACAAAACCGACGGCCTCACCTGGCGCGTCAAAGACGTGCTCGCCCGCGTACAAACCAAACTCGAAGAACTTAACGGTTAA